From the genome of Streptomyces sp. NBC_01341, one region includes:
- the miaA gene encoding tRNA (adenosine(37)-N6)-dimethylallyltransferase MiaA encodes MRRPVPAPRVITVVGPTAAGKSDLGVYLAQQLGGEVVNADSMQLYRGMDIGTAKLTLQERDGVPHHLLDVWDVTEAASVAEYQRLARAEIDRLLASGRTPVLVGGSGLYVKGAIDALEFPGTDPEVRAGLEQELTEHGSGALHARLAAADPAAAHAILPGNGRRIVRALEVIEITGKPFTANLPGGEAVYDAIQIGVDVGRPELDGRITARVDRMWEAGLVDEVRALEALGLRGGRTASRALGYQQVLAALAGECDEEEARNETVRATKRFARRQDSWFRRDPRVTWLNGAEEHRAELPHQALALVERAVTA; translated from the coding sequence GTGAGAAGACCAGTTCCCGCCCCCCGTGTCATCACCGTCGTCGGTCCCACAGCGGCCGGCAAATCCGATCTGGGCGTCTACCTCGCCCAGCAGCTCGGTGGTGAGGTGGTCAACGCCGACTCCATGCAGCTCTACCGGGGCATGGACATCGGCACGGCGAAGCTGACCCTCCAGGAACGCGACGGCGTCCCCCACCACCTGCTGGACGTCTGGGACGTCACCGAGGCCGCGAGTGTGGCCGAATACCAACGCCTCGCCCGCGCCGAGATCGACCGGCTGCTGGCATCGGGTCGCACCCCGGTCCTGGTCGGCGGCTCCGGGCTCTACGTGAAGGGTGCAATCGACGCCCTGGAGTTCCCCGGCACGGACCCCGAGGTGCGGGCCGGGCTCGAGCAGGAGCTGACGGAGCACGGCTCCGGCGCCCTGCACGCCCGGCTGGCCGCGGCCGACCCGGCGGCGGCCCACGCCATCCTGCCCGGCAACGGGCGAAGGATCGTCCGCGCGCTGGAGGTCATCGAGATCACGGGCAAGCCCTTCACGGCCAACCTCCCCGGCGGCGAGGCGGTGTACGACGCGATCCAGATCGGTGTGGACGTCGGGCGCCCCGAACTCGACGGGCGTATCACCGCCCGGGTGGACCGGATGTGGGAGGCCGGCCTGGTCGACGAGGTGCGCGCGCTCGAAGCCCTCGGGCTGCGTGGGGGACGCACGGCATCGCGGGCGCTCGGCTACCAGCAGGTGCTCGCGGCGCTCGCGGGGGAGTGCGACGAGGAGGAGGCGCGCAACGAGACCGTGCGCGCGACCAAGCGCTTCGCGCGCCGTCAGGACTCGTGGTTCCGGCGCGACCCGCGCGTCACGTGGCTGAATGGTGCCGAAGAACACCGCGCGGAACTCCCGCACCAGGCGCTGGCGTTGGTCGAACGAGCGGTCACAGCCTGA
- a CDS encoding antitoxin, translating to MGFLDNLKAKLAPAKEKVGDLAQQHGGKIDQGLDRAARTVDQKTKGKYSDKIVSGTQKAKDAVDRLGQKDGGGTPPTTPPAPPAA from the coding sequence ATGGGTTTCCTGGACAACCTGAAGGCCAAGCTGGCCCCGGCCAAGGAGAAGGTCGGCGACCTCGCGCAGCAGCACGGGGGCAAGATCGACCAGGGTCTTGACAGGGCCGCCCGCACGGTCGATCAGAAGACCAAGGGCAAGTACAGCGACAAGATCGTGTCCGGCACGCAGAAGGCGAAGGACGCGGTCGACCGGCTGGGGCAGAAGGACGGTGGCGGCACCCCGCCGACGACACCGCCCGCGCCCCCCGCCGCCTGA
- a CDS encoding RelA/SpoT family protein — protein sequence MSAEAANPGAPLRKRGRARIDLRRLGRVALLGPVSRDRLPDAIGHVAEAHRAHYPDADLAILRKAYVLAESSHRGQMRKSGEPYITHPLAVTLILAELGAETTTLTASLLHDTVEDTDVTLDQVRQEFGDEVCYLVDGVTKLEKVDYGAAAEPETFRKMLVATGNDVRVMSIKLADRLHNMRTLGVMRPEKQARIAKVTHDVLIPLAERLGVQALKTELEDLVFAILHPVEYESTRALITAWEGAQDPLTEIADGVRATLRDAGISAEVLIRPRHFVSVHRVKAKRGEMRGTDFGRLLVLVGEDADCYAVLGELHTCFTPVISEFKDFIAAPKFNLYQSLHTAVVGAEGAVAEVLIRTHRMHKVAEAGVVALGNPYTQDGTGSAHQVEPADGERADPTRPGWLSRLLDWQESATDSDQFWTTLRADLAQDKEITVFRTDGGTLGLPAGASCVDAAYAQYGEEAHGCIGARVNGRLATLSTGLKDGDTVQLLIAQDGSSGPSPEWLDHVRTPGARIAITAWLDTHPDGAQGTHKSPDAPRPQAQPADDTGNSREKATGRDPSVLVDRPGAPVRLAGCCTPVPPDAIVGFTVRGGAVTVHRDECPAVARMRGLGRPAVGARWNDPGEWSRSADYRVTLVAESFGRPRLLADLTEAIAAADAAIVAATVEPPSEQRVRHTYTLQLPDAAGLPGLMRAMRDVPGVYDVSRAQQPAATG from the coding sequence ATGAGCGCAGAGGCCGCCAATCCAGGTGCTCCCCTTCGCAAGCGCGGTCGTGCGCGGATCGACCTGCGCAGGCTGGGCCGGGTCGCCCTGCTCGGGCCCGTCTCCCGTGACCGTCTCCCCGACGCCATCGGGCATGTGGCGGAGGCGCACCGCGCGCACTATCCGGACGCCGACCTCGCCATTCTGCGCAAGGCCTACGTGCTCGCCGAGTCCTCGCACCGCGGCCAGATGCGCAAGAGCGGTGAGCCCTACATCACCCACCCGCTCGCGGTCACCCTGATCCTGGCCGAACTCGGCGCCGAGACGACGACCCTGACGGCGTCCCTGCTGCACGACACGGTCGAGGACACCGACGTGACGCTCGACCAGGTGCGGCAGGAGTTCGGCGACGAGGTCTGCTATCTGGTCGACGGCGTCACCAAGCTGGAGAAGGTCGACTACGGCGCCGCCGCCGAGCCGGAGACCTTCCGCAAAATGCTCGTGGCCACCGGCAACGACGTCAGGGTCATGTCGATCAAACTCGCCGACCGGCTGCACAACATGCGGACCCTCGGTGTCATGCGCCCCGAGAAGCAGGCCAGGATCGCCAAGGTCACCCACGACGTGCTCATCCCCCTCGCCGAACGCCTGGGCGTCCAGGCGCTGAAGACGGAGCTGGAGGACCTCGTCTTCGCGATCCTCCATCCCGTCGAGTACGAGAGCACCCGTGCCCTGATCACCGCGTGGGAGGGGGCGCAGGATCCGCTGACCGAGATCGCCGACGGCGTCCGCGCGACCCTGCGGGATGCGGGGATCAGCGCCGAAGTGCTCATCAGGCCGCGGCACTTCGTGTCGGTGCACCGGGTGAAGGCCAAACGCGGGGAGATGCGCGGCACCGACTTCGGCCGGCTCCTGGTGCTGGTCGGCGAGGACGCCGACTGCTACGCGGTCCTGGGCGAACTGCACACCTGCTTCACCCCGGTGATCTCCGAGTTCAAGGACTTCATCGCGGCCCCGAAGTTCAACCTCTACCAGTCGTTGCACACCGCGGTCGTCGGTGCCGAAGGAGCCGTCGCCGAGGTCCTCATCCGCACCCACCGCATGCACAAGGTCGCCGAGGCAGGGGTCGTCGCCCTCGGCAACCCGTACACCCAGGACGGCACCGGCAGTGCGCACCAGGTCGAGCCCGCCGACGGCGAGCGCGCGGACCCGACGCGGCCGGGCTGGCTCTCCCGCCTCCTGGACTGGCAGGAATCCGCGACGGACTCCGACCAGTTCTGGACCACACTCCGCGCCGACCTGGCCCAGGACAAAGAGATCACGGTCTTCCGGACCGACGGCGGCACCCTCGGGCTGCCGGCGGGTGCCAGTTGCGTCGACGCGGCCTACGCGCAGTACGGCGAGGAGGCGCACGGCTGTATCGGCGCCCGCGTCAACGGTCGTCTGGCCACGCTCAGCACCGGGCTGAAGGACGGCGACACCGTGCAGCTGCTGATCGCCCAGGACGGCTCCTCCGGTCCGTCGCCCGAGTGGCTCGACCATGTGCGCACCCCCGGCGCCCGTATCGCGATCACGGCGTGGCTGGACACCCATCCCGACGGTGCGCAGGGCACCCACAAGAGCCCCGACGCCCCGAGACCGCAGGCGCAGCCTGCCGACGACACGGGGAACAGCAGGGAGAAGGCCACCGGCCGGGACCCGAGCGTGCTCGTCGACAGGCCGGGCGCACCGGTCCGGCTCGCGGGCTGCTGCACGCCCGTGCCGCCCGACGCCATCGTCGGATTCACCGTGCGGGGCGGCGCCGTCACCGTGCACCGGGACGAGTGCCCGGCGGTCGCCCGTATGCGCGGGCTCGGCCGGCCGGCCGTCGGGGCCCGCTGGAACGACCCGGGGGAGTGGAGCCGCAGCGCGGACTACCGGGTCACCCTCGTCGCCGAGTCGTTCGGACGGCCCCGGCTGCTCGCCGACCTCACCGAGGCCATCGCGGCAGCGGACGCGGCCATCGTCGCCGCGACCGTCGAACCGCCCAGCGAACAGCGCGTCCGGCACACCTACACGCTGCAGCTGCCCGACGCGGCGGGACTGCCCGGCCTCATGCGGGCGATGCGCGACGTGCCCGGTGTGTACGACGTGAGCCGGGCGCAGCAGCCCGCGGCCACCGGCTGA
- the dapF gene encoding diaminopimelate epimerase has translation MSTSQIAFLKGHGTENDFVIVPDPDNALDLPVSLVVRLCDRRAGIGGDGLLHVVRSAAHPDAESMAEQAEWFMDYRNADGSVAEMCGNGVRVFARYLQRAGLAAEGDLAVATRDGVKRVHIAKDGDVTVSMGSAVLPAEGVTVTVDGRSWDARNVNMGNPHAVAFVEDLDHAGNLYSVPPFSPQSVYPDGVNIEFVADRGPRHVAMRVHERGSGETRSCGTGACAVAVAAARRDGVDPALTGAPATYTVDLPGGTLVITEHPDGGIDMTGPAVIVAEGVIDAAWLETMIG, from the coding sequence GTGAGCACATCGCAGATCGCCTTCCTCAAGGGCCACGGCACCGAGAACGACTTCGTGATCGTCCCGGACCCCGACAACGCCCTGGACCTGCCTGTCTCCCTCGTCGTCCGGCTGTGCGACCGCAGGGCCGGCATCGGCGGTGACGGGCTGCTGCACGTCGTGCGTTCCGCCGCGCACCCCGACGCCGAGAGCATGGCGGAGCAGGCGGAGTGGTTCATGGACTACCGCAACGCCGACGGATCGGTCGCCGAGATGTGCGGCAACGGTGTCCGCGTCTTCGCCCGCTACCTCCAGCGTGCGGGTCTCGCCGCCGAGGGCGATCTCGCCGTCGCGACCCGGGACGGGGTCAAGCGGGTGCACATCGCCAAGGACGGCGACGTCACGGTCTCCATGGGAAGCGCGGTGCTCCCCGCTGAGGGCGTCACGGTCACGGTGGACGGCCGCAGCTGGGACGCCCGCAACGTGAACATGGGCAATCCGCACGCCGTCGCGTTCGTCGAGGACCTGGACCACGCCGGGAACCTGTACTCCGTACCGCCGTTCAGCCCGCAGTCCGTCTACCCGGACGGGGTCAACATCGAGTTCGTCGCGGACCGCGGACCGCGGCACGTCGCGATGCGCGTCCACGAGCGCGGATCCGGCGAGACACGGTCCTGCGGCACGGGCGCCTGCGCCGTCGCCGTCGCCGCCGCGCGGAGGGACGGTGTGGACCCGGCGCTGACGGGAGCCCCGGCCACGTACACCGTGGACCTGCCCGGGGGGACCCTGGTGATCACCGAACACCCCGACGGCGGGATCGACATGACGGGCCCCGCGGTCATCGTCGCCGAGGGTGTCATCGACGCCGCGTGGCTCGAAACGATGATCGGTTAG
- a CDS encoding class III extradiol dioxygenase subunit B-like domain-containing protein: MLVAAAVCPCPPLLVPEVAAGAGPELDAARNACLDALGVLAAARPDLLIVAGPAARDGLVPFPAGSAGSFAGFGVDLTVRLGGTPAASAAPEQRLPASLAVGAWLLERARWDGAPAEGLGVGEPLSTDRCLRAGAELADRAERVALLVMGDGSACRTVKAPGYLDERAEAFDAEAARALGAADAAALGALDETLAYELKVSGRAPWQVLAGAAGGADLDGRLLYEDAPYGVGYVVATWS, from the coding sequence ATGCTTGTCGCCGCAGCCGTCTGCCCCTGCCCGCCCCTGCTGGTTCCCGAGGTGGCCGCGGGAGCCGGGCCCGAACTCGATGCCGCGCGGAACGCGTGTCTCGACGCCCTGGGCGTGCTCGCCGCGGCCAGGCCGGACCTGCTGATCGTGGCCGGGCCCGCCGCACGGGACGGCCTCGTCCCCTTCCCCGCCGGATCGGCCGGTTCCTTCGCGGGCTTCGGGGTGGACCTGACCGTGCGGCTGGGTGGAACACCAGCCGCGTCCGCCGCCCCGGAGCAACGGCTCCCGGCATCCCTGGCAGTCGGTGCGTGGCTCCTGGAGCGCGCCCGTTGGGACGGTGCGCCGGCCGAAGGGCTGGGGGTCGGCGAGCCGCTCTCCACCGACCGCTGCCTGCGGGCCGGGGCGGAACTCGCGGACCGCGCGGAGCGGGTCGCCCTGCTGGTCATGGGCGATGGCAGTGCCTGCCGGACGGTCAAGGCGCCGGGTTACCTGGACGAACGGGCCGAGGCTTTCGACGCGGAGGCTGCCAGGGCCCTGGGCGCGGCGGACGCCGCCGCACTCGGCGCGCTGGACGAGACGCTCGCGTACGAGCTGAAGGTGTCCGGCCGGGCACCCTGGCAGGTGCTCGCGGGCGCGGCCGGCGGGGCGGACCTGGACGGGCGGCTGCTGTACGAGGACGCGCCGTACGGCGTGGGGTACGTCGTCGCCACCTGGTCGTGA